In Candidatus Binataceae bacterium, a single genomic region encodes these proteins:
- the gatC gene encoding Asp-tRNA(Asn)/Glu-tRNA(Gln) amidotransferase subunit GatC gives MGRSKITLEQVRHVALLARLSLAPDEEDRIRANMDEILDYIDKLNELSTDGIEPTAQVGDAGTPTRADAVTNHPAADAMLANAPARERGFFKVPKIID, from the coding sequence ATGGGACGGAGTAAGATAACCCTCGAACAAGTGCGGCACGTCGCGCTACTGGCACGGCTCAGCCTCGCGCCCGACGAGGAAGACAGAATCAGGGCGAATATGGACGAAATTCTGGACTATATCGACAAGCTCAACGAGCTTTCGACTGACGGTATTGAGCCAACGGCACAAGTGGGCGATGCCGGAACTCCCACGCGCGCCGACGCCGTTACCAACCATCCGGCCGCGGATGCGATGCTTGCGAACGCCCCCGCACGCGAGCGGGGATTTTTCAAAGTCCCGAAGATTATCGATTGA